The window CACCGCTACTGAATTGCTGATACCCAATCCAGTATCCAAGATCAGCAGCGCCGCTAGGTTGAATCCTCCTGCCTGAGTGATGTTGGGTTCTAACTCTCGACAACGACCATCCGCTTGAAGGCTTGGAGCTAGACAGCAAGAAACGGGTGGTGGAATTGTCCACCCATCGGTACAGTGAGGGTGATAGGGAGCGGCACTAGACGACACCATGACCTCTTCAGCGGATATCAAGCTCAACCAGCAGGACACCTACGAACGCATCGCAGCGGCGATCGCGTTCCTGCGCCACCACCATGCCGAACAGCCTGACCTGAAGGCGATCGCTGATCATCTACACCTCAGTGAATCTCACGTTCAGCGGTTGTTTACCCAATGGGTCGGCATCAGTCCTAAACGGTTTTTACAATATCTGACGGTGGACTACGCTAAGTCAAAGATTCAGACGACCAAAAATTTGCTAGACCTCACCCTTGATACTGGCTTATCTAGTCCGGGACGTCTTCATGATTTATTTGTCAACCTAGAAGCCATGTCTCCTGGAGAATATAAGTCTGGCGGTCATGGCTTGCAGATTCGCTATGGTATCCATGGGACGCCGTTTGGCTATGCCTTGATTGCTCTCACCCATCGAGGGATATGTGATCTGATATTCTTAGAAGAGAGTGATGTAGATGCGGCCATATCGTATTTGCAGACAGAATGGCCAGCCGCAGAACTGATTCTGGATTCGGCAACAACTCAGGACGTAAGCGATCGCATCTTTACCCCCCTCGCGACCCATCCTACGCCTTTGACGGCCCATGTGAAAGGCACCAACTTTCAGATTCAAGTATGGCGATCGCTCCTCATGATTCCTTCGGGTGGTCTCGCAACCTATGGTGGGATGGCTAAGGTGCTGGGTCGTCCCACCGCAGCAAGGGCAGTGGGGACAGCGATCGGGCGGAATCCCGTGGGCTATCTGATTCCTTGCCATCGAGTGATTCGTGAGTCGGGAGATTTAGGTGGCTATCGGTGGGGCCTGGAGCGCAAGGCGGCACTGTTGGGCTGGGAAGCTAGCCGCTGCCTTGCTCCTCAATCTGATGAGATGTCTGGTAAGCCTCGTGATTATATCAAGTCTGATTAGACGCGCTATTCATGCAAGGATTGGGCAGAGTACCAGGATGCCTGTCGTTCCTTTGCCAAGGAGGCGATAAATTGGGGGATCGAAGGCAGGATGTTCCAACCATGACCCTTCAGCCGGACTTGGTATCGGTGCTTCTTACAATCAAGTCTCCACAGATCATGTTGCCTGGCGACCTGTGAGGCGATGAAACCGCAGAATAGAAATTAGACCAGCAACCGCAACGCCGATTGACTGCCCAATCCATAATCCAACGCCTTCAAATCCCAGGGGAAACCCCAGAACATATCCACCGGCAAGACCTATACCCCAAAAGGCTAGACCGCTGATCAGCATCGGAATGCGGGTGTCTTGAAGTCCATGCAGTGCTCCCATGGCCATACGATGGATGCCGTCTAACAGTTGGGCGATGGATGCAACGAATAGCATCGGTATAGCTAGGGCCAATACTCTAGCATTCGCTGGCTGGTCGATATCGATATAGATGCCAATCACTTGCCGACGATAGATGATTAACGCGATCGCTGTGACCAACATGAATAAGCCTACAACAACCATGCCAACATAGCCCGCTCGACGCACACCTTTCATATCCTTTTGCCCCAGCCACTGACCTACACGAGCCGTCACGGCGTAGGACATACCTAGGGGAACCATAAAAATAATATATATGGTTTGATAGACAGTTTGATGGGCGGCAAGTATATCCGTTCCTAGAATGCCCATGAGGAAGGTTACGGCGGCGAACAGTCCATATTCCAGAGCAATCGTGATAGCGATCGCCACTCCCACCGTGATCAGTCGTTGAAAGATCCTGAGGTTGAAGTGATGAAAGTTTTGAAGAAATCGATAGTTTCTGAGCTGTGGATGCTTGAGAGCATAGATGAGGAACAGGATAAACATCAGCCAAAAGCTAAGTCCACTGGACAAACCCAGTCCGGCTAATTCCATGCGGGGAAAGCCAAATTTACCAAATCCCAGCACATAATTACCCGTAATATTAACAAGGGTGCCGATGATCACAATGATAATGACAACATTTGCCTGGGAAAGAGCTGAAACATAGCTTCGAAGCATAGCAAAGCCCAACGCTGGAAAAATTCCCCAGACAATAAACTTGAAGTAGGGAGCGGCACGGATGGCGATCGCGGCGGGCTGTCCGAGGGCCAGCAAACCTGCATCCAATTGGCTGATGATGACCATTAAGGGCAGGGTGAGGATGATTGCCAGCCAAAGTCCTTGACGAGCAATATGTTCGACTCGTGCTGTTTGTCCGGCCCCATAGGCCTCGGCGACTAGGGGGCTGACTGCCATCACGATACCACTGACCGTCGTCAGGCAAAACTGAAACATCGTGGATGCAAGCCCTCCCGCCGCGAGGCTTTCGGTGCCTAAACGCCCCATCATGATCGTGTCCACTAGACCGACTGCGGCCTGGGCAACCTGGGCACTGGCTAATGGGATAGCCAGCATTAAAAATCCTCCAATATCCTTGCCAAGGGGTGATTGTTTGACGGCGTTAGCGATCATGTCCTATCTTGTGCCACGAAATGTATCCATGTTCTACACTCTAGTGAACATTGGCGACATTAGACGATCCTTGTTGTCTAAAGTGCTTGTCCATAATGCTGACACCAAAAACAGGAGGCGATCGCTTTAGTAGAAATTGGGGATTATCCTGTAGCGATGGCTTACACTCTGCGCTATCGCCCTAGTCAGGCAAACCTAAATCGGGGCTGGGGCTGCTGAACATACCCAACCACCAGGGAACGAGAACGACTAGACCGCTGGCGATGAATAATAGTCCCAACACAAGCGGGACATAGGTGGCTCGGTTGCCCCCCGGCTTTAGCAAAGCCCTCTCAGGATGATGGGGATGGTAATAAACATGGATGGACTGACCCAGTTTATAAATCTGTCGGGCGGCGTTTCTAGCCTCTTCTCTTTGGGTATAATAGCGCGAACTTGCATTGACACCTGTCCCTAAAGAATAGCGATCGCTGGTGTAGTCTTGTCCTTCAACGCGATAGGTATAGCGAATGGTGTAGTGGTATTGTTTGTGTGCCGTTGCTCCTTGACCCGAAAGGCGACCAACCACCTGAATGCTATCAACCTTCC of the Candidatus Obscuribacterales bacterium genome contains:
- a CDS encoding methylated-DNA--[protein]-cysteine S-methyltransferase, whose product is MTSSADIKLNQQDTYERIAAAIAFLRHHHAEQPDLKAIADHLHLSESHVQRLFTQWVGISPKRFLQYLTVDYAKSKIQTTKNLLDLTLDTGLSSPGRLHDLFVNLEAMSPGEYKSGGHGLQIRYGIHGTPFGYALIALTHRGICDLIFLEESDVDAAISYLQTEWPAAELILDSATTQDVSDRIFTPLATHPTPLTAHVKGTNFQIQVWRSLLMIPSGGLATYGGMAKVLGRPTAARAVGTAIGRNPVGYLIPCHRVIRESGDLGGYRWGLERKAALLGWEASRCLAPQSDEMSGKPRDYIKSD
- a CDS encoding MATE family efflux transporter, translating into MLAIPLASAQVAQAAVGLVDTIMMGRLGTESLAAGGLASTMFQFCLTTVSGIVMAVSPLVAEAYGAGQTARVEHIARQGLWLAIILTLPLMVIISQLDAGLLALGQPAAIAIRAAPYFKFIVWGIFPALGFAMLRSYVSALSQANVVIIIVIIGTLVNITGNYVLGFGKFGFPRMELAGLGLSSGLSFWLMFILFLIYALKHPQLRNYRFLQNFHHFNLRIFQRLITVGVAIAITIALEYGLFAAVTFLMGILGTDILAAHQTVYQTIYIIFMVPLGMSYAVTARVGQWLGQKDMKGVRRAGYVGMVVVGLFMLVTAIALIIYRRQVIGIYIDIDQPANARVLALAIPMLFVASIAQLLDGIHRMAMGALHGLQDTRIPMLISGLAFWGIGLAGGYVLGFPLGFEGVGLWIGQSIGVAVAGLISILRFHRLTGRQAT
- a CDS encoding DUF3592 domain-containing protein, with protein sequence MSDVWIIPGTFGGITLLGVTLLGFGIFFLKEARLSQDWPSVQGKVDSIQVVGRLSGQGATAHKQYHYTIRYTYRVEGQDYTSDRYSLGTGVNASSRYYTQREEARNAARQIYKLGQSIHVYYHPHHPERALLKPGGNRATYVPLVLGLLFIASGLVVLVPWWLGMFSSPSPDLGLPD